A genomic window from Helicobacter suis HS1 includes:
- a CDS encoding alpha/beta fold hydrolase, whose protein sequence is MQIFKNQRISSTNPSYLELYFDYYKPKKPKGVVIQIATGMVEHKRHYIWLATELCQHGYSVFIYDHRGHGLSVLEHGSEIYWGEMGVDGFEQAAKDMAKLASHIQNICKGYKHVLLGHSMGSLLARRFMQHNYQPIHALVLAGTPAPFLGLGLCAWALKILRALRVSFKWNINTLFHLHPRVRAMGGSWISRNVQTLRTMRSDPACHFYFSTNSFACLVEGTYKVFYTHAYGPKDVPILLVSGLDDLCGNFGVGVIKARECLKKQGFTDVSLRLFDRDRHKILDEPDRKEVLASILAWLKSKGL, encoded by the coding sequence CAACGCATTAGTAGTACAAACCCTTCTTATTTAGAATTGTATTTTGATTATTACAAACCCAAAAAGCCTAAGGGTGTGGTGATTCAAATTGCTACAGGTATGGTTGAACACAAAAGGCATTATATTTGGCTAGCCACTGAATTATGCCAGCATGGTTATAGTGTGTTTATCTACGATCATAGAGGGCATGGTTTGAGTGTACTTGAACATGGGAGTGAAATTTATTGGGGGGAGATGGGGGTTGATGGCTTTGAGCAAGCAGCAAAAGACATGGCAAAATTAGCTAGCCATATTCAAAACATCTGCAAGGGCTATAAACATGTTTTATTAGGCCATAGCATGGGCTCATTACTAGCTAGACGATTCATGCAGCATAATTACCAGCCTATTCATGCGCTTGTATTAGCCGGTACTCCCGCGCCTTTTTTAGGATTAGGCCTATGTGCATGGGCTCTTAAAATCTTAAGGGCTTTACGAGTCTCTTTTAAGTGGAATATTAATACGCTATTTCATTTGCACCCCCGCGTGCGGGCTATGGGAGGCTCTTGGATTAGCCGTAATGTCCAAACCCTTAGAACAATGCGCAGTGATCCAGCATGCCACTTTTACTTTAGCACGAATAGCTTTGCTTGCCTAGTAGAGGGCACTTATAAAGTGTTTTATACCCATGCTTATGGGCCTAAAGATGTGCCTATTCTTTTAGTTAGTGGGCTAGATGATTTATGTGGGAATTTTGGGGTGGGGGTGATTAAGGCTAGAGAATGTTTAAAAAAGCAGGGTTTTACAGATGTTAGCCTGCGCCTCTTTGATCGCGATCGCCATAAAATTTTAGATGAACCGGACAGAAAAGAAGTATTAGCATCTATTCTAGCTTGGCTCAAGTCTAAGGGGCTTTAA